In Flammeovirgaceae bacterium 311, one DNA window encodes the following:
- a CDS encoding SAM-dependent methyltransferase (COG0500 SAM-dependent methyltransferases) yields the protein MKVSRVKNMISNLENWQSYLLYKYSGKKAPDFTFKLKNNRSVTVPKRLIREFKESFFAETYTAGLPAELINIKNPVVIDIGANVGFFTLYSLTKFKNPRLISFEPIEKNYRQLIKNVPPEENKNVTLFNKAVSDSEGEIHMMLDSSADFTTSATIFNHTQEKDRVSVKSTTLPKVFQEFKLQKVDLLKLDCEGAEYCILYNTPPALFEKINCIALETHPGLEQHENNEALAAYLKKKGYLVSTGKDLLWAHKPLEQWV from the coding sequence ATGAAAGTTTCAAGGGTAAAAAACATGATCAGCAATCTTGAAAACTGGCAAAGCTATCTGCTGTATAAATACTCCGGAAAAAAAGCACCGGATTTTACCTTTAAGCTTAAGAACAACAGATCTGTTACTGTACCCAAACGCCTGATCCGTGAGTTTAAAGAAAGCTTTTTTGCAGAGACCTATACTGCAGGGCTGCCTGCTGAACTCATTAATATAAAAAACCCTGTTGTGATAGATATAGGCGCAAATGTTGGCTTCTTTACGCTCTATTCCCTTACAAAATTCAAAAACCCCAGGCTGATATCTTTCGAACCCATAGAAAAAAATTACAGGCAGCTGATCAAAAATGTGCCCCCGGAAGAAAATAAAAATGTAACTCTTTTCAACAAGGCTGTGAGCGATTCCGAGGGCGAGATCCATATGATGCTTGACAGCAGCGCAGATTTCACCACTTCTGCCACCATCTTTAACCATACACAGGAAAAGGATCGGGTAAGCGTAAAATCTACTACCCTGCCCAAGGTATTCCAGGAATTTAAGCTACAGAAAGTAGATCTGCTGAAGCTAGATTGTGAAGGAGCAGAATACTGCATCCTCTATAACACACCCCCTGCTCTTTTTGAAAAAATCAACTGCATTGCCCTTGAAACGCATCCCGGCTTAGAGCAGCATGAAAATAACGAAGCACTGGCCGCCTACCTGAAAAAAAAGGGATACCTGGTAAGCACTGGCAAAGATTTATTATGGGCGCACAAGCCACTGGAGCAGTGGGTCTGA
- a CDS encoding hypothetical protein (COG4639 Predicted kinase) has product MQGIIFCGIQGSGKSTFYKQHFFNTHIRISMDLLRTRNRERQMLDLCLRTSARFVVDNTNPTREERHYYIAPALAARYELVCYYFRTELDVALSRNSLRSGKELIPEKGVKATWKKMQIPAFDEGYGRIFHINPADHTGFQQIEIFNTL; this is encoded by the coding sequence ATGCAGGGCATTATTTTTTGCGGCATACAGGGTAGCGGCAAATCTACCTTCTACAAACAGCACTTCTTTAATACACACATCCGCATCAGCATGGACTTACTGCGCACCCGCAACCGCGAGCGGCAAATGCTGGACTTGTGCCTGCGTACCAGTGCCCGCTTTGTAGTAGACAACACCAACCCCACCCGTGAAGAACGCCATTACTACATTGCTCCTGCCCTGGCTGCCCGATACGAACTGGTTTGTTATTATTTCAGAACTGAACTTGATGTAGCTCTTTCAAGAAATTCCCTGCGCAGTGGAAAAGAACTGATACCTGAAAAGGGCGTAAAGGCTACCTGGAAAAAAATGCAGATTCCAGCCTTCGATGAAGGATACGGCCGCATCTTCCACATCAATCCAGCTGATCATACTGGCTTTCAGCAAATTGAAATCTTTAACACACTATAG
- a CDS encoding outer membrane protein/peptidoglycan-associated (lipo)protein (COG2885 Outer membrane protein and related peptidoglycan-associated (lipo)proteins) — translation MKTTRITIALMLCLSMFAFSCASWSNTGKGAAAGTAGGAAVGAGIGTLAGNTAKGAILGAVIGGAAGTAIGIYMDKQARELEDELENATVERVGEGIQVTFEGGILFAFDKEDLTPTAKQNIRELAETLRKYPDTNVLIEGHTDDKGADDYNQRLSERRAQAVAQYVTAQGVSSSRITTRGYGETQPLASNDSEAGRAQNRRVEVAIFANEQLKDKAQSGELR, via the coding sequence ATGAAAACTACTCGAATTACCATAGCCCTGATGCTCTGCCTGAGCATGTTCGCATTTTCATGTGCCAGCTGGAGCAACACCGGTAAAGGTGCCGCAGCAGGTACTGCAGGTGGTGCAGCCGTTGGTGCCGGTATAGGTACGCTTGCCGGTAACACTGCTAAGGGAGCAATTTTAGGTGCTGTAATTGGCGGTGCAGCCGGTACTGCCATTGGTATTTATATGGACAAGCAGGCCAGAGAACTGGAAGATGAACTGGAGAATGCAACAGTAGAACGTGTAGGCGAAGGTATCCAAGTAACTTTTGAAGGCGGTATTTTATTTGCTTTCGATAAAGAAGATCTTACTCCTACTGCCAAGCAAAATATCCGTGAACTGGCAGAAACCCTGCGCAAGTACCCTGATACAAACGTACTGATCGAAGGACATACCGACGACAAAGGAGCTGATGATTACAACCAGAGATTATCTGAGCGTCGTGCACAGGCGGTAGCCCAGTATGTAACTGCACAGGGCGTAAGCTCCAGCCGTATTACTACAAGAGGCTACGGTGAGACACAACCTCTAGCAAGCAACGACAGCGAAGCCGGACGTGCGCAAAACCGTCGTGTTGAGGTTGCAATCTTTGCAAACGAGCAGCTGAAAGATAAAGCCCAGAGCGGCGAGTTAAGATAA
- a CDS encoding ompa/motb domain protein (COG1360 Flagellar motor protein): MIKNYIPIYLLLLASGTSCVSAKKYDMLLADKVALEARQSECEEKLAVATNAIQRLDKQRAELDSERTSLQQSYNQSQQELQARQKAYKELEDYYNNLVNTSGQLRGDLNEQQKRLMNAREELEATRKRNDELAINLQERERRVVELEKVLAEQEKAVAQLKKKVSDALLNFKENDLTVEVRNGKVYVSLAEQLLFKSGSTQVDPKGQNALQQLAGALRDSKDINIMVEGHTDNVPMNKGAAGIDDNWDLSVLRATSIVNILQKSGVPADRITAAGRGEYSPVTSNTTAEGKAKNRRTEIILTPKLDELFQILGAN, from the coding sequence ATGATCAAAAATTATATTCCAATTTACCTGCTTTTGCTTGCCAGTGGTACCAGCTGCGTTTCTGCAAAGAAATACGATATGCTGCTGGCAGATAAAGTAGCACTGGAGGCACGGCAGTCTGAATGCGAAGAAAAACTTGCCGTTGCCACCAACGCCATACAGCGCCTGGACAAGCAGCGGGCCGAGCTCGACAGTGAGCGCACAAGCCTGCAGCAAAGCTACAACCAAAGCCAGCAGGAGCTGCAGGCCAGGCAAAAAGCTTACAAAGAGCTGGAAGATTACTATAACAACCTGGTAAACACCAGCGGCCAGCTGCGTGGCGACCTGAACGAGCAGCAAAAAAGACTAATGAATGCGCGCGAAGAGCTGGAAGCCACCCGTAAGCGCAACGATGAGCTAGCCATTAACCTGCAGGAACGCGAACGCCGCGTGGTGGAGCTGGAGAAAGTGCTGGCAGAACAGGAGAAAGCTGTAGCCCAGCTTAAGAAAAAAGTAAGCGATGCCCTGCTTAACTTCAAGGAAAACGACCTGACGGTAGAGGTGCGCAACGGCAAGGTATACGTTTCGCTGGCCGAGCAGCTGCTCTTTAAGTCTGGCAGCACGCAGGTAGACCCAAAAGGACAGAACGCCCTGCAGCAGCTGGCAGGCGCGCTTAGAGACAGCAAGGACATCAACATCATGGTGGAGGGGCATACCGATAATGTACCCATGAACAAAGGCGCTGCAGGAATCGATGATAACTGGGATCTTAGTGTGCTGCGGGCTACCTCTATTGTGAACATCCTGCAAAAAAGTGGCGTTCCTGCCGACAGGATCACTGCCGCCGGCCGTGGTGAATACTCACCGGTTACCAGCAATACCACAGCAGAAGGCAAAGCAAAAAATCGCCGCACCGAGATCATATTAACCCCGAAACTGGATGAGCTCTTCCAGATCCTGGGAGCGAACTGA
- a CDS encoding oxidoreductase domain-containing protein (COG0673 Predicted dehydrogenases and related proteins), whose product MNPIKTLVVGYGLSAKAFHLPFLQINPAFELQGIVQPRGNASREELPQLAHYRTLEEALQKGEAELVIISAPNEHHAPMATQALRQGKHVVIEKPFALTVAEAEALCQLAKEEDRVLSVFHNRRWDADFLTLRQLLEEEKVGRPVLLVSRFDRFRPQIKWSWKEEPKQGAGNFYNLGPHLIDQALQLFGWPAEVYAHIRTERREGQTEDAFDLHLYYPDLTVHLGASTLVSARWPRFSLLGTKGSYTKWGLDPQEELLVEGKLPSAPGWGAEKPEDWGTLITGDNDATSSQPYPGVPGNYNVFFTGLAAAIREGGPNPVPPHEALQVMQIIELAYRSQQEGKRLKTERA is encoded by the coding sequence ATGAACCCTATAAAAACCCTGGTGGTAGGGTATGGACTTTCTGCCAAAGCCTTTCACCTGCCTTTTCTACAGATCAACCCGGCTTTTGAGCTTCAGGGCATTGTGCAGCCCAGGGGAAATGCTTCCAGAGAAGAGCTGCCTCAGCTGGCTCACTACCGCACACTGGAGGAAGCTCTGCAAAAAGGCGAAGCGGAGCTGGTGATTATTTCGGCACCAAACGAGCATCATGCACCAATGGCAACACAGGCACTGCGGCAGGGAAAACATGTAGTAATTGAAAAACCTTTTGCCCTTACAGTGGCAGAGGCCGAAGCGCTTTGCCAGCTTGCTAAAGAAGAGGACAGGGTGTTGAGCGTTTTCCATAACCGCAGGTGGGATGCAGATTTTCTTACGCTTCGGCAGCTTCTGGAGGAAGAAAAGGTTGGCAGGCCTGTGCTGCTGGTGTCACGCTTTGATCGGTTCCGGCCACAGATAAAATGGAGCTGGAAAGAAGAACCTAAGCAGGGGGCAGGGAATTTCTATAACCTGGGTCCTCACCTGATCGACCAGGCGCTTCAGCTCTTTGGCTGGCCTGCAGAGGTATATGCCCACATCCGTACAGAACGCAGGGAAGGCCAAACCGAAGATGCCTTTGATCTGCACCTGTACTATCCGGACTTAACGGTACACCTGGGTGCCTCTACGCTGGTAAGTGCCCGCTGGCCACGCTTTAGCCTGCTGGGCACAAAGGGCAGCTATACCAAATGGGGACTCGACCCCCAGGAAGAGTTGCTGGTGGAGGGTAAGTTGCCCTCTGCACCAGGCTGGGGTGCCGAAAAACCGGAAGACTGGGGCACCCTTATAACGGGAGATAATGATGCAACCAGCAGCCAGCCTTATCCAGGTGTGCCTGGTAATTATAATGTTTTCTTCACCGGTCTGGCAGCAGCCATCAGAGAGGGAGGCCCTAATCCGGTGCCGCCCCATGAAGCCCTGCAGGTAATGCAAATCATTGAGCTGGCTTACAGAAGCCAGCAGGAGGGCAAAAGATTAAAAACAGAGCGAGCCTGA
- a CDS encoding 2,4-dienoyl-CoA reductase (COG1028 Dehydrogenases with different specificities (related to short-chain alcohol dehydrogenases)), giving the protein MSKHTEGMLRPDALQEKVFIVTGGGTGLGRSMSKYFLELGAKVVITSRKLEVLEQTARELEEETGGKVLPLACDVREYEQIEKVLADTMSQWGKIDGLLNNAAGNFISPTERLSHRAFNTVLDIVLKGTTQFSLAMGKLWIDQKQAGTMLNIVTTYAWTGSGYVVPSACAKAGVLALTRSLAVEWAKYKIRCNAIAPGPFPTEGAWSRLLPGELKDKFDPARRVPLGRVGEHQELANLAAYLMSDFSAYVNGEVVTIDGGEWIKGAGEFNNLERITPQMWDMFEQMRGK; this is encoded by the coding sequence ATGAGCAAACATACGGAAGGCATGCTTAGGCCCGATGCGCTTCAGGAAAAGGTATTTATCGTTACCGGTGGCGGAACAGGACTGGGCAGATCTATGAGTAAGTATTTTCTTGAATTAGGAGCAAAAGTTGTGATTACCAGCCGAAAGCTTGAGGTGCTGGAACAAACTGCCCGGGAGCTGGAGGAAGAAACCGGCGGCAAAGTGTTGCCCCTGGCCTGTGATGTGCGGGAGTACGAGCAAATAGAAAAAGTGTTGGCAGATACCATGAGCCAGTGGGGTAAAATAGATGGTCTGCTGAACAATGCTGCGGGGAACTTTATCAGCCCTACCGAGCGGCTATCACACAGGGCTTTCAATACGGTGCTGGATATTGTGCTGAAAGGCACCACCCAGTTTAGCCTGGCCATGGGCAAACTTTGGATAGACCAAAAGCAGGCAGGCACCATGCTCAATATTGTAACCACCTATGCCTGGACCGGCTCGGGCTATGTGGTGCCCAGTGCCTGTGCCAAAGCAGGTGTGCTGGCGCTTACCCGTTCTCTGGCAGTAGAGTGGGCCAAATATAAAATACGCTGCAACGCCATTGCCCCCGGCCCTTTTCCTACGGAGGGTGCCTGGAGCCGGCTATTGCCGGGAGAGCTGAAGGATAAATTTGATCCGGCACGCCGGGTGCCGTTGGGCAGGGTTGGAGAGCACCAGGAGCTGGCCAACCTTGCGGCATACCTGATGTCGGATTTCAGTGCCTATGTAAACGGAGAGGTGGTGACCATCGATGGTGGTGAATGGATTAAAGGCGCGGGTGAATTTAACAACTTGGAGCGCATTACTCCGCAAATGTGGGATATGTTCGAGCAGATGCGGGGTAAATAA